One segment of Opitutaceae bacterium DNA contains the following:
- a CDS encoding aspartate-semialdehyde dehydrogenase: MRTTRIRSVGLIPRRCAVFITCSTGDSIVNQNRYAIGIVGATGAVGQELVRLLHERNFPMSTLRLYASARSAGKHTERDGRKYRVELAQKGAFAGLDLVFFAAGGSVTRALAPDAVSSGCVVIDKSSALRMDPRVPLVIPEINPQELLRHEGIIANPNCSTAVMLMGLWPLHLAFGVRRIIVSTFQSVSGTGAEAVQELTAQIKAHVGGRPLPRKVYPHQIAFNCIPQVDSFGADGYTGEETKMAQESRKIMNLPNLKVSATCVRVPVVRAHSISVSAEFERPVDLATARAAIAAFPGAQLVDDTSKSEYPTPLDFAEKARCGVGRLRIDTALDNGLSFWVSGDNLWKGAALNAIQNAEWMASNGVLEESGELVAPSAH; encoded by the coding sequence ATGCGCACAACGAGAATCCGGTCTGTGGGCTTGATACCCAGGCGGTGTGCGGTTTTTATTACCTGTTCAACTGGAGACTCCATCGTGAATCAAAATCGTTACGCTATAGGCATCGTCGGCGCCACTGGCGCTGTCGGTCAAGAGCTTGTCCGGCTCCTGCACGAAAGGAATTTCCCCATGAGTACGCTGCGGCTATATGCATCGGCGCGTTCGGCGGGCAAGCACACGGAGCGAGACGGCAGAAAATATCGGGTGGAACTGGCTCAAAAGGGGGCGTTTGCCGGACTGGATCTCGTTTTCTTTGCGGCTGGCGGATCGGTTACGCGGGCGCTTGCGCCGGATGCCGTGTCATCCGGATGCGTTGTCATCGACAAGAGCTCGGCGCTGCGAATGGATCCGCGGGTTCCGCTCGTGATTCCGGAAATCAATCCGCAGGAATTGCTGCGGCATGAGGGAATAATCGCGAATCCCAATTGCTCCACAGCAGTGATGCTGATGGGGCTGTGGCCTCTGCATCTGGCCTTCGGGGTCAGGCGAATTATTGTATCGACCTTTCAATCCGTCTCGGGAACCGGTGCGGAGGCTGTTCAGGAACTCACGGCGCAGATAAAGGCGCACGTTGGGGGCAGGCCACTTCCCCGAAAGGTGTATCCCCATCAGATTGCATTCAACTGCATCCCGCAGGTCGATTCCTTCGGAGCTGATGGCTACACAGGGGAGGAGACCAAGATGGCGCAGGAGAGTCGAAAGATCATGAACCTGCCCAACCTCAAGGTGTCTGCGACATGCGTTCGGGTTCCCGTGGTCCGCGCCCATTCCATTTCGGTCAGCGCGGAGTTTGAGCGTCCGGTTGACCTTGCGACCGCGCGTGCTGCAATCGCCGCGTTCCCTGGCGCGCAATTGGTGGATGATACCTCCAAGTCGGAATATCCAACGCCCCTGGACTTTGCCGAGAAGGCCCGCTGCGGTGTTGGGCGACTCCGGATCGACACCGCCTTGGACAACGGCCTTTCCTTCTGGGTTAGCGGTGACAACCTGTGGAAAGGGGCTGCGTTGAATGCGATCCAGAATGCCGAATGGATGGCCTCGAATGGCGTTCTCGAGGAATCCGGCGAGCTCGTGGCGCCCAGCGCGCACTGA
- a CDS encoding ATP-dependent DNA helicase — translation MIGLRNEAEFPDSPPPSPSKAPAVTSRIFAEGGVLQSALRLEFRPQQAEMASTVARAFAEDAPLLFEAGTGVGKSLAYLLPGIVQAMDQSRQLIVSTHTISLQEQLETKDLPICRRVLAALPDGANFASFRSCMLLGKGNYLCTTRLSLTLADRATILPDDEYAELQRIADWAEHSETGIRHELAPPPRPEVWELVNADSSSCARKHCNEKVCFYQRARARIREAHVIIVNHALLFALINAGGARVNGARSGARGILFPDDFLVIDEAHTVAEVASDKFGLHLSSYGVDRALRQLFNPKTSRGLFMKHRSETGQGLVAGTIKASQAFFGNLAVSLLGERQIVRLREPGCSDAELGGALGALERLLAQMADRFDDGHDRDEFLDQKARIQAIQTGLKEWLSLADEKSVYWAERSGKRQTIVTLRSAPLDVAPQLHQRLFGCRTSVVCTSATLEIGGSLEPFAQRIGAQGARAVSVASPFDYERNMRVYIAADMPLPSRQEARLALDALTDYVGFCVRKVSGGTLVLFTSYSDMRAVAQSLADELREQGRPLLMQGESLSRTELAREMRRAGDAILFGTDSFWTGVDVPGAALSQVIVTRLPFDPPTHPLLEARSDAIRDAGGNPFAELTLPESIIRFRQGVGRLIRTASDRGVITILDSRVLAKTYGRLFLEALPQREHVRITRADREMKFRPF, via the coding sequence ATGATCGGTTTGCGCAACGAAGCGGAATTCCCGGATTCACCGCCCCCGTCTCCATCGAAGGCTCCAGCAGTGACGTCCCGAATATTTGCGGAGGGTGGCGTGCTTCAGTCGGCGCTCCGACTCGAGTTCCGCCCCCAGCAGGCGGAAATGGCGTCAACCGTCGCACGCGCCTTTGCCGAGGATGCTCCATTGCTCTTCGAGGCGGGCACAGGCGTGGGCAAGTCCCTCGCGTACCTGCTGCCAGGGATTGTGCAGGCGATGGACCAGAGCCGGCAACTCATCGTCTCAACGCACACGATCTCCCTTCAGGAGCAGCTCGAGACCAAGGATCTCCCCATCTGTCGACGCGTGCTCGCAGCTTTGCCGGACGGTGCAAACTTCGCCTCGTTCAGGAGCTGCATGCTTCTTGGCAAGGGCAACTATCTCTGCACCACCCGCCTTTCCCTCACTCTCGCGGATCGCGCCACCATCCTTCCCGATGACGAATATGCGGAGTTGCAGCGCATCGCGGACTGGGCGGAGCACTCGGAGACTGGAATCCGTCATGAACTTGCTCCGCCACCAAGACCCGAGGTTTGGGAACTGGTCAATGCCGACTCCTCTTCCTGCGCCCGCAAGCACTGCAATGAAAAAGTGTGCTTCTATCAAAGGGCGCGCGCCCGGATTCGCGAGGCTCATGTCATCATCGTCAACCACGCCCTGCTCTTCGCGCTGATCAATGCAGGAGGCGCCCGGGTGAATGGCGCCAGGAGCGGAGCCCGCGGCATTCTGTTTCCCGATGATTTCCTCGTCATCGACGAGGCTCACACGGTGGCGGAGGTCGCCAGCGACAAGTTTGGACTGCACCTCAGCAGCTACGGCGTCGATCGCGCGCTCAGGCAACTTTTCAATCCAAAAACAAGCCGCGGCCTGTTCATGAAGCACCGGAGCGAAACCGGCCAGGGGTTGGTCGCCGGCACCATCAAGGCGTCCCAGGCTTTCTTCGGCAACCTGGCCGTCTCATTGCTGGGTGAGCGCCAGATTGTGCGGCTACGCGAGCCCGGCTGCAGTGACGCCGAATTGGGCGGGGCGCTTGGTGCTCTGGAGCGCCTCCTGGCACAGATGGCGGATCGATTTGACGACGGCCACGACCGCGACGAATTCCTCGATCAGAAGGCGCGCATCCAGGCAATCCAGACGGGGCTCAAGGAATGGCTGAGCCTGGCGGACGAGAAGAGCGTCTACTGGGCTGAACGCTCGGGAAAACGACAGACGATCGTAACCCTGCGAAGCGCCCCGCTCGACGTCGCGCCGCAGTTGCATCAGCGGCTCTTCGGATGTCGCACGAGCGTTGTCTGTACAAGCGCGACGCTTGAAATCGGTGGAAGCCTGGAACCTTTCGCGCAGAGGATAGGAGCGCAGGGTGCCCGCGCCGTCTCCGTGGCCTCCCCGTTCGACTACGAAAGGAACATGCGCGTATACATCGCCGCGGACATGCCTCTTCCTTCCAGACAGGAAGCCCGGCTCGCGCTGGATGCGCTCACTGATTACGTGGGGTTCTGCGTGCGGAAGGTCTCCGGCGGCACACTCGTGCTTTTCACCAGCTATTCGGACATGCGCGCCGTCGCGCAATCGCTCGCCGATGAACTGCGCGAACAGGGCAGACCGCTGCTGATGCAGGGCGAGTCGCTCTCGCGCACGGAACTCGCGAGGGAAATGCGCCGCGCGGGCGACGCGATACTCTTCGGCACCGACAGCTTCTGGACCGGTGTGGATGTGCCAGGTGCCGCGTTGTCGCAGGTCATAGTGACCCGGCTTCCCTTTGATCCGCCAACCCATCCGCTGCTTGAGGCGCGCAGTGACGCCATTCGCGACGCAGGCGGAAATCCGTTCGCCGAGCTGACGCTGCCGGAATCAATCATCCGGTTTCGCCAGGGCGTGGGCCGCCTGATTCGCACCGCATCGGATCGCGGCGTGATAACGATACTCGACTCTCGCGTCCTCGCAAAAACCTACGGCAGGCTTTTCCTGGAAGCATTGCCTCAGCGGGAACACGTGCGAATAACCCGCGCAGACCGCGAGATGAAATTCCGGCCATTCTGA
- the ilvN gene encoding acetolactate synthase small subunit, with protein MRHTISVLVENKFGVLTRVSGMFSGRGFNIDSLNVAPTHDASLSRITVVIKGGDGSLDMVTKQLRKLINVVDVVNFKEGQAVVRELVLVKIKADAKVRSEIMQICDIFRAKIVNVAKDAVIVEVTGDEAKTAAFLKLVDDFGILELARTGQLALKR; from the coding sequence ATGAGACATACGATATCCGTACTGGTTGAAAACAAGTTCGGTGTTCTCACGCGTGTATCCGGAATGTTTTCCGGACGCGGTTTCAACATCGATTCGCTCAATGTCGCACCGACGCATGATGCATCGCTGTCCCGCATCACCGTGGTGATCAAGGGTGGAGACGGCTCGCTCGACATGGTCACAAAGCAGTTGCGGAAGCTGATCAATGTCGTGGATGTCGTGAACTTCAAGGAGGGGCAGGCGGTTGTTCGCGAACTGGTTCTTGTGAAGATCAAGGCCGACGCGAAGGTGCGATCGGAGATCATGCAGATTTGCGACATCTTCCGGGCGAAGATTGTCAATGTGGCCAAGGATGCCGTGATCGTGGAAGTGACGGGCGACGAGGCGAAAACCGCAGCCTTCTTGAAGCTGGTCGACGATTTCGGCATTCTGGAACTCGCCCGCACGGGACAACTTGCACTCAAACGATAG
- the ilvC gene encoding ketol-acid reductoisomerase, which translates to MPAKVYTDKDADLGQFQNKTLAVLGYGSQGHAHALNLKDSGCKVIIGLYPGSKSRVVAEQHGFEVVDTAEAVRRADVIMVALPDMKQADVYEKDILPNLTKGKTLLFSHGLSIHFGLIKLPKDVDCIMVAPKGPGHMVRRLYTEGKGMPALIAVAQDKSKKGKKTALAWAKGIGSTRAGVLQTTFKEETETDLFGEQAVLCGGASALVQAGFETLVEAGYQPEMAYFECLHELKLICDLMYESGIAGMRFSVSETAKYGDITRGPRIVGARTKAEMKKILKEIQSGKFTKEWVKEYKGGLKNYNKLLKAGEKHSIEKTGAYLRGLMPWMSKKNLKGVQASY; encoded by the coding sequence ATGCCCGCCAAAGTCTATACTGACAAGGATGCCGATCTCGGCCAGTTCCAGAACAAAACCCTCGCCGTTCTCGGCTACGGTTCCCAAGGCCATGCACACGCGCTGAATCTCAAGGATTCCGGCTGCAAGGTCATCATCGGCCTCTACCCCGGTTCAAAATCGCGGGTGGTGGCGGAACAGCACGGCTTTGAAGTCGTTGACACCGCTGAGGCGGTTCGTCGTGCCGACGTCATCATGGTTGCGCTGCCGGATATGAAACAGGCGGATGTTTACGAGAAGGACATCCTGCCGAATCTCACCAAGGGGAAAACGCTGCTTTTCTCCCACGGCTTGAGCATTCATTTCGGCCTGATCAAGCTGCCCAAGGACGTTGACTGCATCATGGTCGCCCCTAAGGGCCCCGGGCATATGGTCCGCAGGCTTTATACGGAAGGCAAAGGCATGCCCGCGTTGATTGCGGTTGCGCAGGACAAATCGAAAAAAGGAAAAAAGACGGCGTTGGCATGGGCGAAGGGCATAGGCTCGACCCGCGCCGGTGTGCTGCAGACGACATTCAAGGAAGAGACGGAGACGGATCTCTTTGGCGAGCAGGCGGTCCTTTGCGGTGGGGCAAGCGCTCTGGTCCAGGCGGGTTTTGAAACCTTGGTTGAGGCCGGGTACCAGCCTGAAATGGCGTATTTCGAGTGCCTTCATGAGCTCAAGCTGATCTGTGACCTCATGTACGAAAGCGGCATCGCCGGGATGCGTTTCTCCGTTTCGGAAACGGCAAAGTACGGCGACATCACGCGCGGTCCGCGCATCGTTGGCGCCAGGACAAAAGCCGAGATGAAGAAGATCCTGAAGGAGATTCAGTCCGGCAAATTCACCAAGGAGTGGGTGAAGGAATACAAGGGCGGATTGAAGAACTACAACAAACTCCTCAAGGCGGGGGAGAAACACTCCATTGAGAAAACCGGCGCCTACCTCCGCGGGCTCATGCCCTGGATGTCAAAGAAGAACCTCAAGGGTGTGCAGGCTTCGTACTGA
- a CDS encoding L,D-transpeptidase gives MESPVEQVIKTAHRLGIKPTDRILVVRITSQTLQFYCRNSLTRTFAVSTSIRPPSNVADSLGTPRGLHEIAERIGGGQPSGVVFKGRIPTGRHFSEYTADEIRTDDLITSRILWLRGLEAGINAGGQVDTHDRYIYIHGTRHENKLGTPASGGCVRMSNRDIIELYDEVRAGDWVWIGD, from the coding sequence ATGGAGTCTCCAGTTGAACAGGTAATAAAAACCGCACACCGCCTGGGTATCAAGCCCACAGACCGGATTCTCGTTGTGCGCATCACATCCCAGACTCTGCAATTCTATTGCCGAAACTCACTGACAAGGACATTTGCCGTTTCGACATCGATTCGCCCGCCCTCAAATGTCGCAGACTCCCTCGGAACCCCACGGGGATTGCATGAGATTGCGGAGAGAATTGGCGGAGGCCAGCCGTCCGGTGTGGTTTTCAAGGGAAGAATCCCAACCGGTCGGCACTTTTCGGAATACACCGCCGACGAGATCCGGACGGATGACCTGATCACGAGCCGCATCCTCTGGCTGCGCGGGCTGGAAGCGGGCATCAACGCCGGAGGGCAAGTCGACACGCATGATCGCTACATCTACATCCACGGCACACGTCACGAGAACAAACTCGGGACACCCGCGAGCGGCGGGTGCGTGCGAATGTCCAACCGGGACATCATCGAGCTCTACGACGAAGTTCGCGCCGGCGACTGGGTATGGATTGGAGACTGA